A DNA window from Pirellulales bacterium contains the following coding sequences:
- a CDS encoding sugar nucleotide-binding protein — translation MGDDHAPISLPLLITGVAGVAGYNALAYFAARYPGQVVGIRQADNWRLRGPGIVACDAEDRPGLLRLFDKRRFRSVLNCAGNCALRACELDPRLAHRTNVEGLVNLASIIAERDVRLVHLSIDLVFAGRDGGDYREDDRPDPVTVYGKTMSAAEQIVADFLPRACVVRISLPMGVSFNGHAGAIDWIQSRFAKGRPATLYYDEVRTPTYTDCLNPLFERLLASDLAGLYHAGGPQRLSLYEIAQIVNRVGGYDPHLLHGCMRRDAGPIPPRAGNVALDSSRLATELGYDPFTPWPCDPTLVPTGRRWHYERCSNWGSRAELERVLSRNPLRA, via the coding sequence ATGGGCGACGACCACGCTCCGATTTCCCTGCCGCTGTTGATCACCGGCGTCGCCGGCGTCGCCGGGTACAACGCGCTCGCTTATTTTGCCGCGCGCTACCCGGGGCAGGTCGTCGGCATTCGGCAGGCCGACAACTGGCGGTTGCGCGGGCCCGGGATCGTCGCCTGCGATGCCGAAGATCGACCCGGCCTGCTCCGGCTGTTCGACAAGCGGCGGTTTCGCAGCGTGCTGAACTGCGCCGGCAATTGCGCCCTGCGGGCGTGCGAACTCGACCCCCGCTTGGCTCATCGCACGAACGTCGAAGGGCTCGTGAACCTCGCCTCGATCATCGCCGAGCGCGACGTGCGATTGGTGCACCTGTCGATCGATCTGGTCTTCGCCGGGCGCGACGGGGGGGACTATCGCGAGGACGATCGCCCCGACCCCGTGACGGTGTACGGCAAGACGATGTCGGCGGCCGAACAGATCGTGGCCGATTTCCTGCCGCGGGCGTGCGTGGTGCGAATCTCGCTGCCGATGGGGGTGAGCTTCAACGGCCACGCGGGGGCGATCGATTGGATCCAGTCGCGATTCGCCAAAGGCCGGCCGGCGACGTTGTACTACGACGAGGTTCGCACGCCGACGTACACCGACTGCCTGAATCCCCTGTTCGAGCGGCTGCTGGCGAGCGATCTGGCCGGGCTCTACCACGCCGGCGGCCCACAGCGGTTGTCGCTGTACGAGATCGCGCAGATCGTCAACCGCGTCGGCGGCTACGATCCGCACCTGCTGCACGGCTGCATGAGACGCGACGCGGGACCGATCCCCCCCCGCGCGGGGAACGTGGCGCTCGACTCGTCGCGACTCGCCACGGAACTCGGCTACGATCCGTTCACCCCCTGGCCGTGCGACCCGACTCTCGTCCCCACCGGCCGCCGCTGGCACTACGAACGCTGCAGCAACTGGGGCTCCCGCGCGGAGCTGGAGCGGGTGTTGTCTCGGAACCCGCTGCGGGCATGA
- a CDS encoding NUDIX hydrolase: MPGKVLLETSRFTVVELEQDSPAGPARRQVVLHPGAVTIVPMVDDDRVCLIRNERVAVGKTLVELPAGTLEPDEPPAVTAERELQEETGYVAQAWRKLPGFFMSPGILRERMHVFVAEGLAPGPTAREAGENIENLVVPWDEALAMIDRGEIEDAKTIAALLVWDRMRRARGACS; this comes from the coding sequence GTGCCAGGCAAAGTGCTTCTCGAGACCTCCCGCTTCACGGTGGTCGAACTCGAACAGGACTCCCCCGCAGGACCCGCCCGGCGGCAGGTCGTGCTCCACCCGGGCGCGGTGACGATCGTTCCGATGGTCGACGACGACCGAGTCTGTCTCATCCGCAACGAGCGCGTCGCGGTCGGCAAGACGCTTGTGGAACTGCCGGCGGGGACTCTCGAACCGGACGAACCTCCGGCCGTCACGGCCGAGCGCGAACTGCAGGAGGAAACCGGCTACGTCGCACAAGCGTGGCGCAAACTGCCGGGGTTCTTCATGTCCCCCGGCATCTTGCGCGAACGAATGCACGTATTCGTCGCCGAGGGCCTCGCCCCCGGTCCGACGGCCCGCGAGGCGGGCGAGAACATTGAAAACCTCGTCGTCCCGTGGGACGAGGCGCTCGCGATGATCGACCGCGGCGAGATCGAGGACGCGAAGACGATCGCGGCGCTGTTGGTGTGGGACCGCATGCGTCGGGCCCGGGGGGCCTGTTCCTAG
- a CDS encoding BamA/TamA family outer membrane protein has product MQPLVSRQNAPDGWRLAASLLLALTGCGLAAAQESLPRPPLAGEGIEEVAAPEADYSGQELVVEVRIVGNDTVPTAKVEGQLTTRAGRPFDIAVVNRDVRRLANVGWFVDVKPKSVKTPQGRIVVFEVTERPTIRYVEYIGNNRFSDKTLGKQTLLKVGGSVDPQSVQEGRRKIREYYQGKGYNNVQVTVLEGSQVKDKGVVYLINEGAAQKIQKVEFVGNEFVSAGRLRKAVVKSKPPILMMFKGYVDLEKIQADVDVLTAYYRSYGYFQARVGRKIEYDEANKWAVLTFVINEGPRYNVRNVRFNGNSKFDGVAMTEQAKVQDGQPFEQAKMRETADWLQELYGSRGYVFADVKPETIFLEEPGQVDLVYHIEEGKQWRVGRIFVHIGGDNPHTRIQTALNRVTLRPGEIMDIRELKASERRLQASSLYHVDAATGQKPKITYKIPEEYDLAAAEYSGGMRGQSVASAEPFPATPVLPPPSAAELTAPTQAPVYAAAPAAVPRPAPDGADMHVFCDDFEHYLRWVEAEETESDMPATSPSVVVPASYESPAAPQPRPTSLPPTATEPIFRGQSPVTAPRTDLFWVQPRTAYHPTTPQPQQQAPQAAAAQSPAHRPPATNTTAWHDSPPPAQPQYAPGAYSQFAAPAQYGLYDQAPMAAPTSPTAPTWPAAPSIQAPANQFAANPAPFAPVVANTAGGGNPYQQVRGQSPAPAAQGAYTQLGGGAQQPQNAYTAVAGGQSVQPTGPSSAPIYYDPQVQPAQYSSQINPPAGSISPTPLSPQGPLPGYILFPDGRYGPAGQPYSDQAVDIFIEGTETQTGRLQMGVGVNSDAGVVGNFVIDERNFNWRRWPSSFEDVRNGTAFRGDGQRLRIEASPGSQVNRYLISFTQPYFLDRPIILGLSGSFFDRRYRDWDEQRLGGRVSLGYQWVERDLSASLTYRGENVNIHDPSVPLGTLQDLDDVLGDNAIHGFGVTVINDTRDNAFLPTQGYYAQITGEQVIGTFDYPRVIADFRKYWMITERPDHSGRQVLSYSTTVGYTGTHTPIFERFFAGGFATMRGFDFRGASPIRSNVEVGGDFQWLNSVQYLFPITADDMLHGVVFCDFGTVEETVTIKDFRVAPGAGLRITVPAMGPAPIALDFAWAVNEAAFDDKQVFSFSVGFSR; this is encoded by the coding sequence ATGCAGCCGCTTGTCTCTCGGCAGAATGCACCCGACGGTTGGCGCCTGGCGGCGTCGCTGCTGTTGGCGTTAACCGGCTGCGGGCTGGCCGCTGCGCAAGAGTCGCTCCCCCGCCCTCCCCTGGCGGGCGAGGGGATCGAGGAGGTCGCCGCCCCCGAGGCGGACTACTCCGGGCAGGAATTGGTGGTCGAAGTCCGAATCGTCGGCAACGACACGGTCCCCACGGCCAAGGTCGAGGGCCAGCTCACGACCCGCGCCGGGCGACCGTTCGACATTGCCGTCGTCAATCGCGACGTCCGGCGGCTGGCGAACGTCGGCTGGTTCGTCGACGTCAAGCCCAAGAGCGTCAAGACGCCCCAAGGCCGGATTGTCGTATTCGAGGTGACCGAGCGGCCCACGATTCGCTATGTCGAGTACATCGGCAACAACCGCTTCAGCGACAAGACGCTCGGCAAGCAAACGCTGCTGAAGGTCGGCGGGTCGGTCGATCCGCAGTCGGTGCAGGAAGGGCGCCGCAAGATCCGCGAGTACTACCAGGGCAAGGGCTACAACAACGTCCAGGTCACCGTGCTCGAAGGGAGCCAGGTGAAGGACAAAGGGGTCGTCTATCTGATCAACGAAGGCGCCGCCCAGAAGATTCAGAAAGTCGAATTCGTCGGCAATGAATTCGTCAGCGCCGGGCGGCTCCGCAAGGCGGTGGTCAAAAGCAAGCCCCCGATCCTGATGATGTTCAAGGGTTACGTCGACCTGGAGAAGATCCAGGCCGACGTCGACGTGCTCACCGCCTATTACCGCTCGTACGGCTACTTCCAGGCCCGCGTGGGGCGGAAGATCGAGTACGACGAAGCGAACAAGTGGGCCGTGTTGACGTTCGTCATCAACGAAGGGCCGCGTTACAACGTCCGCAACGTCCGGTTCAACGGCAACAGCAAGTTCGACGGCGTCGCGATGACCGAGCAGGCCAAGGTGCAGGACGGCCAGCCGTTCGAGCAAGCCAAGATGCGCGAGACCGCCGACTGGCTCCAGGAGCTTTACGGCAGCCGCGGGTACGTGTTCGCCGACGTGAAACCCGAGACCATCTTCCTGGAGGAGCCGGGGCAGGTCGATCTCGTGTACCACATCGAGGAAGGAAAACAGTGGCGCGTGGGGCGGATCTTCGTTCACATCGGGGGAGACAATCCTCACACGCGGATCCAAACGGCGCTCAATCGCGTGACGCTGCGCCCCGGCGAGATCATGGACATCCGCGAGCTCAAAGCGAGCGAACGGCGACTCCAGGCGAGCAGCCTCTACCACGTCGACGCCGCGACCGGGCAGAAGCCCAAGATCACCTACAAGATTCCCGAAGAGTACGACCTGGCCGCCGCGGAGTACTCCGGGGGGATGCGGGGCCAGAGCGTCGCCTCGGCCGAGCCGTTTCCCGCGACGCCCGTGCTGCCGCCGCCGAGCGCCGCGGAGTTGACCGCACCGACTCAGGCGCCGGTCTACGCCGCTGCTCCCGCCGCCGTCCCTCGTCCGGCGCCTGACGGGGCCGACATGCACGTCTTCTGCGACGACTTTGAGCATTATTTGCGGTGGGTCGAAGCCGAAGAAACGGAATCGGACATGCCTGCGACGTCGCCGAGCGTCGTCGTGCCGGCGAGTTACGAATCGCCCGCGGCCCCCCAGCCGCGACCGACGTCGTTGCCGCCGACAGCGACCGAACCGATCTTCCGAGGGCAGAGCCCCGTCACCGCTCCGCGGACCGATCTGTTCTGGGTGCAGCCGCGAACGGCGTATCACCCGACGACCCCGCAGCCGCAACAGCAGGCTCCGCAAGCGGCTGCGGCGCAGTCGCCGGCGCACCGTCCCCCGGCCACCAACACGACGGCGTGGCACGACTCGCCCCCGCCCGCCCAGCCGCAGTACGCCCCCGGGGCCTACTCGCAGTTCGCGGCGCCGGCGCAGTATGGCCTCTACGACCAAGCTCCGATGGCCGCCCCGACTTCGCCGACGGCCCCGACATGGCCTGCGGCCCCCTCGATCCAAGCCCCGGCAAACCAGTTCGCCGCGAACCCGGCTCCGTTCGCGCCAGTCGTCGCAAACACAGCCGGCGGGGGGAATCCCTACCAGCAAGTCCGCGGGCAGAGCCCCGCCCCTGCCGCGCAAGGGGCGTACACGCAACTCGGCGGCGGCGCTCAACAGCCGCAAAACGCCTATACCGCGGTCGCCGGGGGGCAAAGCGTACAACCGACGGGCCCCTCCTCGGCGCCGATTTACTACGACCCGCAGGTGCAGCCGGCCCAATACTCGTCGCAGATCAATCCCCCCGCGGGATCGATCTCGCCGACGCCGCTCTCGCCGCAGGGGCCGCTGCCCGGCTACATCCTGTTTCCCGACGGGCGTTACGGCCCGGCCGGGCAACCCTATTCCGACCAAGCAGTCGACATCTTCATCGAAGGGACCGAAACGCAGACCGGGCGCCTGCAGATGGGCGTGGGGGTCAACTCGGACGCGGGGGTCGTGGGCAACTTCGTCATCGACGAACGAAATTTTAACTGGCGGCGTTGGCCAAGCAGCTTTGAAGACGTCCGCAACGGCACGGCATTCCGCGGCGACGGACAGCGATTGCGCATCGAGGCCTCGCCCGGCAGCCAGGTGAACCGCTACCTGATCAGCTTCACGCAGCCCTATTTCCTCGATCGGCCGATCATCCTCGGCTTGAGCGGGTCGTTCTTCGATCGCCGCTACCGCGACTGGGACGAGCAACGGCTAGGGGGTCGCGTCTCGCTGGGATACCAGTGGGTTGAGCGCGACTTGTCGGCGTCGCTCACTTACCGCGGCGAGAACGTCAACATCCACGATCCCTCGGTGCCGCTGGGAACCTTGCAGGACCTGGACGACGTGCTGGGCGACAACGCCATCCACGGCTTCGGGGTCACGGTCATCAACGACACCCGCGACAACGCGTTCCTGCCGACGCAGGGCTACTACGCCCAAATCACCGGCGAGCAGGTCATCGGCACGTTCGACTACCCGCGCGTCATCGCCGATTTTCGCAAGTACTGGATGATCACCGAACGGCCCGACCACTCGGGGCGGCAGGTGCTCAGTTACAGCACGACGGTCGGTTACACGGGAACCCACACGCCGATTTTCGAGCGGTTCTTCGCCGGCGGTTTCGCGACGATGCGCGGGTTCGACTTCCGCGGGGCGTCGCCGATTCGCAGCAACGTCGAGGTGGGCGGCGACTTCCAGTGGCTCAACAGCGTGCAGTACCTGTTCCCAATCACCGCCGACGACATGCTGCACGGGGTCGTGTTCTGCGACTTCGGCACGGTCGAGGAGACGGTGACGATCAAGGACTTCCGCGTCGCCCCGGGCGCGGGCCTGCGGATCACGGTCCCGGCGATGGGCCCGGCGCCGATCGCGCTCGACTTCGCCTGGGCCGTCAACGAGGCCGCGTTCGACGACAAGCAGGTTTTCAGCTTCAGCGTCGGCTTCTCGCGGTAA